In Edaphobacter aggregans, the sequence GAATATCGACGACCTTCTTCACAGCAATTCTCCGTCCATGCATGTCCTGAGCTTCGACACACTGCATCGCCCGATAGAGAAAACGAATCGCCCCGTCGTACAGCGCAACCACCAGTTCTACTCCGGTCGCCCCCGCCAAAACCTGCTCCTGATAACTCATCTGGCTCACGCTCACCCCCCGTTCCCAGTGTTGTAGCCCGTAATCGCGCTATACATTTCGTTGACCTCGTTCAACTGGCTCGGGATCGACTGCAGAATCTCGTTCGCAGTATTCAGCTCATCCGTGAGTTGCGTCTTCTGCGCAGCCAGCACAGCATCCTCATTGCTGATGTCCGTGTTGAGCGCCGCTTCCTGGGCACTGTTCTGCTGCTGGGCCAGATATACAGCGCCATTCGGTGCCTGCGTGCCTAGGTTATTCAACGTTGTGGCCATCGTCTGAGCAAAGCTTCCAGAGTTCTGCAGAAAACCAGTCACATCGGAGAAGTTTGAATTCAGTGCACCATTCAACGTGTCGGCATTTAAAGTCAGTGTTCCATCATCGTTCATGCCGATGCCCAATTGAGTGATGTTGTTGATCGAACCGCTCGCCGCCCCCGCAAAAAGCGATCCCGTGAGCTGACTCTGGATCATTGCCAGTGTAGGATTTCCATACAGTGGTTCCGGATTGCCGCTCGAGTCCTTCCCCTCCTGCGTATTGATGTCTTTGATCACCGCGTTATACGCAGTCACAAAACTATTCACGGCAGTAGCAATAGCCGTATTGTCATTCGTTATCTCCACCTGCACTTCTGTTCCTGCCGATGAACCCAGCAGTTGAAACGTAACCCCGGAGATCGCATTGCTCACTGTGTTGGACGAGCTCGTTACTGAAACTCCATCCACCGTCAGGCTGGCATCCTTTCCAGTCTGACCAACCTGAAACGCTATAGCTCCAGAAGACGCACCCGACAGCGAACTGGTGACATCCAGTTGACCAGCCGCTCCACTGGTTCCGCTGACTAGTGAAAGCCGCGATCCCGAAGAATCAGTGATCACGCTTGCTTTCACACCAATGTCGGCAGCATTAATGGCAGCAGATAGAGTCGCAAGCGTATCGTCGCTGCTGTCGATGTCAAACTCCTGTCCTTGAATGGTGACACTACCGGAAAGCGTATCGCTCGCATTCGAGATCGCACTCGAAACCTCCGACGACGTCTGCGCCAGCGAATTAATCACGACAGTGTGACTACCCGCCACTGCAGTCGAATCCGCAGCAGTAAGACTTAGCAGATCGGTATTCGAGCTGGACCCCTGCTTCTCCGCAAAGACCCCTTGAAAGTCGGTAAGGGCCTGCAAACTTGTCGTGAGCGTCGAGAGATCCGTTCCGAGCGAAGTGAAGACCGTATCTTGAGCTTGCAGTGCGGTCAGCTGGTTCTTCCACGGAGTCTCAATCGCCTGCTCTGACGCCTGAATCTGCGTTACAGTCGACGCTACGTCAAATCCCTGTCCGCTCGTTGCCGCCCCAAAACTTAATCCAACTGTGCCCATATCACCTTCCAGCTCTGTCCGCCCTGGCCCGTAGCAATAGCCGTACCACTCTGGCTCCCCAAAAAATTAGAAGCGCTTAAGCCTTCTTAAAAATCGGAGGCAACGGTGACCAGGCCACATCGCCCGGCCACCGTCGCTTCCAAAGAATTACTGCAGCAGCTTCAGAATCTCCTGCTGCACGCTGTTCGCCTGCGCAAGAGCGCTGATACCGGTCTGGCTCAGCACCTGGTACTTCGCCAGGTCGCTGGTCGCCTGACCATAGTTGGTCGAGCGGATGGCACTCTCAGCAGATGAAAGATTGACCTCTTCCGAACTGGCAACGTTGGCAGCTGCGTTCAGCTGGTTGATGCTGGCACCGATGGCACCACGCTGGCTCGCGATATCGGCAATCGCCGTCGTGATCTTGCCCAGCGCAGTCGTCGCGGCTGCGGCACTCGTAAGTACCTGTGCCGAGAGATCGATGCCGGTTCCGCTACCCACGTTGGCCTTCGACAGAGCGCCGGTTGTGGCGGCGACAGTCGTGGTTCCACCCGTGGTGCCGTCACTGACGACGAAGTTTGTCGCTGTCGCCGAGAAGACTGCGGTGCTGTTGAAATTCGTCGAACTGCCAATGTTGCCGATCTCAGTGAGGATGCTTTGAAACTCCGTATCTGCAGCAGTCGACTGAGCAGTCGTCAAACCGCCGTTGGCAGCTTCGGTCGCCAGCGTAACGGCGCGATCAAGCAAGTTCGTCACCTGCGAAAGAGCGCCGTCGGCGGTCTGCAGCAAGCCCACGCCATTCTGAGCATTCTGAGCCGACTGCGTCAACGCCGCTTCGTTTGCGTGAAGGCCGTCTGCAACGGACAGACCGGCCGCATCGTCCGCGCCGCTGTTGATGCGCGAACCCGAGGAAAGCTGCTGGAGAACAGACTGCAAGCTGCCCTGCGTCTGGTTGAGATTGTTCTCTGCATAAGTAGCTGCAACGTTGGTGAGAATACCCAAGGCCATGTAGAAACGCTCCTGTAACGACTCGATTTGAGTTACCGCGCTGCCTGGCCCAGCAACTGACCCCGGTAGACCACAACGTTTACGACCTCTATGGCTTCCAGTTCATCTGGCGGAAGGCTCCGCGTTCCCACACCTCATCGGCCTGCTCCACCGGCACTTTAGCCGCATCCATCATTCCGTCTTTCTACAAACGCTATCCGCGAGACCTCTATTGAAGAGACCTCCGCCGCCGATGAGAGACGTGGGAGGAATTCCTCGCATGATTGAACTCACACGTCTGAACGGCGGACACCTCACCGTAAACTGCGACCTCATCAAGCACGTCGAGGCCGCGCCGGACACGGTCCTCACGCTAATCACTGGCGAAAAACTTGTCGTCCTGGAACCATGCAGCGAAATCGCCGAGCGAACGCTAACCTATCGCGCGCGTGTTCTGCGAGCTGCGTGGCCTGAGGCCGCAACCTCCCTTGGAGCCAAAGCCGCACATGACGCTTCGGCCTTCCTGCGCGGAATCAAACACGAAGTTTCGGAAGACTAAGCGAAAACTCGCTACTGGAAGGAAGTCTTATGGATATAGCCAGCATCGGCGGCATCGCTCTAGCTATCATCGGCATCCTTGCCGGCATGATGATCGAAGGCGGCAGCGTCTCTCAGATCACGCAGCCAACCGCAGCCCTGATCGTCATCGGAGGTACTGCAGGAGCCGTGCTACTGCAGTTCCCGCTCAAGACCTCGCTCGCTGCCCTGAAACAGGTGATGAAGATCTTTTTCTCCAATGGAGCCGACGGAGAAGGCACCCTTCAGCAACTGGTCAAGTTTGCCAACAAGGCGCGCAAAAGCGGCATCGTCTCTCTCGACCAGGATCTCTCAACCGTCGAAGATCCCTTTCTCAAGCAAGCCCTGATGCTCGCCATCGACGGGACCGAACCGAGCGAGGTCCGCAAGATCATGCAGATGGAGCTCGACAACAAGACCGAGATGGAAGAGAAGATCCCGCAGGTCTTTGAAGCAGCTGGCGGATACTCGCCAACGGTCGGAATCATCGGTGCTGTCCTAGGCCTCATCCAGGTGATGCAGCATCTCGACAACATCGACGAGGTCGGCCGCGGCATCGCCGTTGCCT encodes:
- the fliD gene encoding flagellar filament capping protein FliD produces the protein MGTVGLSFGAATSGQGFDVASTVTQIQASEQAIETPWKNQLTALQAQDTVFTSLGTDLSTLTTSLQALTDFQGVFAEKQGSSSNTDLLSLTAADSTAVAGSHTVVINSLAQTSSEVSSAISNASDTLSGSVTIQGQEFDIDSSDDTLATLSAAINAADIGVKASVITDSSGSRLSLVSGTSGAAGQLDVTSSLSGASSGAIAFQVGQTGKDASLTVDGVSVTSSSNTVSNAISGVTFQLLGSSAGTEVQVEITNDNTAIATAVNSFVTAYNAVIKDINTQEGKDSSGNPEPLYGNPTLAMIQSQLTGSLFAGAASGSINNITQLGIGMNDDGTLTLNADTLNGALNSNFSDVTGFLQNSGSFAQTMATTLNNLGTQAPNGAVYLAQQQNSAQEAALNTDISNEDAVLAAQKTQLTDELNTANEILQSIPSQLNEVNEMYSAITGYNTGNGG
- a CDS encoding flagellin; protein product: MALGILTNVAATYAENNLNQTQGSLQSVLQQLSSGSRINSGADDAAGLSVADGLHANEAALTQSAQNAQNGVGLLQTADGALSQVTNLLDRAVTLATEAANGGLTTAQSTAADTEFQSILTEIGNIGSSTNFNSTAVFSATATNFVVSDGTTGGTTTVAATTGALSKANVGSGTGIDLSAQVLTSAAAATTALGKITTAIADIASQRGAIGASINQLNAAANVASSEEVNLSSAESAIRSTNYGQATSDLAKYQVLSQTGISALAQANSVQQEILKLLQ
- a CDS encoding flagellar FlbD family protein, with amino-acid sequence MIELTRLNGGHLTVNCDLIKHVEAAPDTVLTLITGEKLVVLEPCSEIAERTLTYRARVLRAAWPEAATSLGAKAAHDASAFLRGIKHEVSED
- a CDS encoding flagellar motor protein: MDIASIGGIALAIIGILAGMMIEGGSVSQITQPTAALIVIGGTAGAVLLQFPLKTSLAALKQVMKIFFSNGADGEGTLQQLVKFANKARKSGIVSLDQDLSTVEDPFLKQALMLAIDGTEPSEVRKIMQMELDNKTEMEEKIPQVFEAAGGYSPTVGIIGAVLGLIQVMQHLDNIDEVGRGIAVAFVATIYGVALANLICLPVAGKLKIRHREEQMIKEMMLEGVISILEGMNPRMIETKLRTFLFDSKPDAKPVEATT